Proteins encoded together in one Vigna angularis cultivar LongXiaoDou No.4 chromosome 5, ASM1680809v1, whole genome shotgun sequence window:
- the LOC108340425 gene encoding uncharacterized protein LOC108340425 isoform X2, with amino-acid sequence MCFVGMKCFLFLFAALTLCGGYTVSKECTNIPTQSHSFRYELLTSKNVTWREEVMSHYHLTPTDETAWADLLPRKFLTEQNQHDWGMMYKKIKNMGVSKSPEGFLKEVALEDVKLDKDSIHGRAQQTNLEYLLMLDVDRLIWSFRRTAGLSTPGTPYGGWEGPEVELRGHFVGHYLSASALMWASTQDDRLKQKMSSVVAGLSACQEKIGTGYLSAFPSELFDRFESVQPVWAPYYTIHKILAGLLDQHTFARNPQALKMVTWMVDYFYKRVQNVITKSTINRHYQSLNEETGGMNDVLYRLYSITGDSKHLLLAHLFDKPCFLGLLAVQANDIADFHANTHIPVVVGSQMRYEITGDPLYKEIGTFFMDLVNSSHSYATGGTSVSEFWSNPKRIADNLRTTENEESCTTYNMLKVSRHLFKWTKEVSYADYYERALTNGVLSIQRGTDPGVMIYMLPLGIGVSKAKTGHSWGTPFDSFWCCYGTGIESFSKLGDSIYFEEEGKGPSLYIIQYISSSFNWKSGKIFLNQTALPASSWDPYLRVTFALSPVESASSTLHFRLPSWTSPDGAKGVLNGESLSLPTPGSFLSITRQWSASDKLTLQLPLTVRTEAIKDDRPQYASVKAILYGPYLLAGHISGGDWDDLKIEANDADWILPIPASYNSQLVSFFQDFEKSTFVLANSNQSFAMQKLPESGTDLALKATFRLVLKESSSKFSTLADANDRSVMLEPFDLPGMNVVHQGADKPLLIEDSSKGKPSSVFVVVPGLDGRNETISLESENDKGCYVYSGLSSSAGVKLSCKSDSDSDSSFNQATSFVAREGLSQYHAISFVAKGVSRNFLLQPLLSFRDEPYTVYFNIQD; translated from the exons ATGTGTTTTGTGGG GATGAAGTGTTTCTTGTTTCTGTTTGCGGCCCTTACTTTGTGTGGTGGCTATACTGTGTCTAAGGAATGTACAAACATTCCGACTCAATCTCATTCATTCAGATACGAGTTACTGACATCGAAGAATGTAACATGGCGGGAGGAGGTGATGTCCCACTACCATTTAACTCCAACCGACGAAACTGCCTGGGCTGATTTGCTTCCGAGGAAATTCTTGACAGAACAGAACCAACATGATTGGGGGATGATGTACAAGAAAATTAAGAACATGGGTGTGTCGAAGTCCCCAGAAGGATTTCTGAAAGAAGTGGCTCTTGAGGATGTGAAGTTGGATAAGGATTCAATCCATGGTAGAGCACAGCAGACAAACTTGGAATATCTGTTGATGTTAGATGTTGACAGATTGATCTGGAGCTTTAGAAGGACAGCTGGTCTATCCACTCCTGGTACTCCTTATGGAGGATGGGAAGGTCCTGAAGTTGAACTTCGCGGTCATTTTGTTG GGCATTACTTGAGTGCATCGGCTCTGATGTGGGCCAGCACACAGGATGATAGGCTGAAGCAGAAAATGTCATCTGTTGTTGCTGGCCTGTCTGCTTGTCAGGAGAAAATAGGGACTGGGTATTTATCTGCATTTCCATCTGAGTTGTTTGATCGATTTGAATCTGTTCAACCTGTTTGGGCTCCCTAttataccattcacaag ATTTTGGCTGGCCTCTTGGATCAACACACATTTGCTAGAAACCCTCAAGCTCTAAAAATGGTGACATGGATGGTTGACTACTTTTACAAACGGGTACAGAATGTAATAACTAAGTCCACTATCAATAGGCACTATCAATCGCTGAACGAGGAAACAGGAGGAATGAATGATGTGCTTTACAGATTATACAGCATAACA GGAGATTCTAAACATCTATTGTTGGCTCACCTTTTCGACAAGCCGTGCTTTTTAGGGTTGCTTGCAGTGCAG GCTAATGACATAGCTGATTTTCATGCTAATACACACATCCCAGTTGTTGTTGGATCTCAAATGCGGTATGAAATCACAGGCGATCCACTTTATAAG GAAATTGGGACATTCTTTATGGACCTCGTAAACTCTTCTCACAGCTATGCAACTGGAGGGACATCAGTCAGCGAGTTTTG GAGTAACCCAAAGAGAATAGCAGACAACTTAAGAACGACAGAGAATGAAGAGTCATGCACGACTTATAACATGTTGAAG GTTTCACGCCACCTCTTTAAATGGACCAAAGAAGTGTCTTATGCAGACTATTACGAGCGTGCCTTAACAAATGGAGTGCTCAGCATTCAAAGAGGAACAGATCCTGGAGTGATGATTTACATGCTTCCACTTGGTATTGGAGTTTCCAAGGCTAAAACTGGACACAGTTGGGGAACACCGTTTGACTCTTTCTGGTGCTGCTACGGAACTG GAATTGAATCATTCTCAAAGCTGGGGGATTCTATCTATTTTGAAGAGGAAGGGAAAGGCCCTTCACTTTACATCATTCAGTACATATCAAGCTCATTTAATTGGAAATCTGGCAAAATCTTCCTCAATCAGACAGCTCTTCCAGCTTCTTCATGGGATCCTTACCTACGAGTCACATTTGCGTTATCTCCTGTTGAG AGTGCTTCGTCTACACTGCACTTTCGACTACCAAGTTGGACTAGTCCAGATGGTGCCAAGGGGGTATTAAATGGTGAATCTTTGTCGCTGCCAA CTCCAGGATCTTTTTTGTCAATCACAAGACAATGGAGTGCTAGTGACAAGCTCACTCTTCAGCTGCCCCTTACAGTAAGAACAGAGGCCATAAAAG ATGACAGGCCACAATATGCTTCTGTTAAAGCTATTCTTTATGGCCCTTATCTTCTTGCCGGTCATATAAGTGGTGGTGATTGGGACGACCTTAAAATTGAAGCTAACGATGCAGACTGGATCCTTCCTATTCCTGCCAGTTACAATAGCCAActagtttctttttttcaagattttgaaaaatcgACTTTTGTGTTGGCAAATTCAAACCAATCATTTGCAATGCAGAAGTTGCCTGAATCCGGCACTGATTTGGCTCttaaagcaacctttagacttgtCCTGAAAGAGTCATCCTCAAAGTTTTCAACATTAGCAGATGCTAATGATAGATCAGTGATGTTAGAACCATTTGATCTTCCTGGAATGAACGTGGTTCACCAAGGAGCAGATAAACCTCTTCTGATTGAAGATTCTTCCAAGGGCAAGCCATCTTCTGTTTTTGTTGTGGTACCAGGATTGGATGGAAGAAATGAAACCATATCTTTGGAATCAGAGAATGATAAGGGCTGCTACGTGTATAGTGGTTTGAGCTCTAGTGCAGGAGTCAAGCTCAGTTGCAAATCTGATTCTGATTCTGATTCTTCATTTAACCAAGCAACAAGCTTTGTTGCTAGGGAAGGATTGAGCCAATACCATGCTATCAGTTTTGTGGCTAAAGGGGTTAGCAGGAATTTTCTTTTGCAGCCATTACTCTCCTTCAGAGATGAGCCTTATACAGTATATTTCAACATTCAAGATTGA
- the LOC128196738 gene encoding uncharacterized protein LOC128196738 has translation MAFDLGFVVVIVRSDIATGVRERKTYVILGCERGGKYRKYKADAVASVYGTRKCECPFRLKGKPCSDGAGWVLKVMCGHHNHELAETLVGHPYAGRLNTSEKSLLVDMTKRLTFSAAFAFLSTERQSNFTWALEKLKGLFLTSEGGPKVIVTDRDLALMNAISSVFPESYQMLCRFHILKNVKAKCKMLVHCTEVWEVLMDAWENVMDCADESLFAEYVNGFEYASRSWPLFFEYVNQNWIIPYSTYFVKFWTNKLSIKDELKQVEERFNEVDIGGKVTIKQKLLEIVCPTLTSMVPPLHKVKTKGAQKSKVKRCERSTTRDPSYFEYVDAFHSTIESSSVRSKLQSKPKAMKKRRVPMIDQFHSTTHPFIVDVVDVVTDGHCGYRCIAALLGLGEDLWPVVRNELYKELSAWRDEYASLVGGYDRLEELRSSLLVQSLSAANTSKWMTLPDIGYAIANRYNVILVCLSYSQNYTIFPLRSTPPSDITQHRLICIGHVHGCHFVQVKLQEGCPLPTVNIMSSTHCYPEARAWSSIYTSRMHAFEQLMDITTSYVDLGDS, from the exons ATGGCTTTTGatttaggatttgttgtggTAATAGTAAGATCTGACATAGCTACTGGTGTACGGGAAAGAAAAACGTATGTCATacttggatgtgaaagagggggAAAATATAGGAAATACAAAGCTGATGCAGTGGCTAGTGTATACGGCACTCGTAAATGTGAATGTCCGTTTAGATTAAAGGGTAAACCATGTTCAGATGGGGCCGGATGGGTGTTGAAGGTGATGTGTGGACATCACAACCATGAGTTGGCTGAAACTTTAGTGGGTCACCCTTATGCTGGCAGGTTAAATACGAGTGAGAAGTCATTACTGGTTGATATGACAAAGA GGTTAACCTTCTCAGCAGCATTTGCTTTCTTGTCTACTGAAAGGCAGAGTAATTTCACATGGGCTTTGGAAAAGctgaaaggtttatttttaacatctgaGGGTGGTCCTAAAGTTATTGTGACTGACCGAGACTTGGCTTTGATGAATGCCATATCAAGTGTATTCCCTGAGTCATATCAGATGTTATGTCGGTTCcacatccttaaaaatgttaaagctaaatgcaaaatgttagttCATTGTACTGAGGTTTGGGAAGTGTTGATGGATGCATGGGAAAATGTGATGGATTGTGCTGATGAAAGCTTGTTTGCTGAGTATGTGAATGGTTTTGAATACGCAAGCAGATCATGGCctttgttctttgaatatgttAATCAGAATTGGATTATTCCGTACAGCACATACTTTGTAAAGTTCTGGACGAACAAA TTATCCATTAAAGATGAGTTGAAACAAGTAGAAGAACGATTCAATGAGGTTGACATTGGCGGTAAAGTCACCATCAAGCAGAAGTTACTTGAGATTGTTTGTCCTACATTGACATCAATGGTCCCTCCATTACATAAAGTCAAGACAAAGGGTGCAcaaaaaagtaaagttaaaCGATGTGAAAGGTCTACTACGCGGGATCCATCATATTTTGAGTATGTGGACGCCTTTCATTCAACCATAGAATCTTCATCTGTGAGAAGTAAATTACAATCAAAGCCAAAAGCAATGAAGAAAAGGAGAGTTCCAATGATAGACCAGTTTCATTCTACTACTCACCCCTTCATTGTGgacgttgttgatgttgtgACTGATGGTCACTGTGGGTATAGATGCATTGCTGCGTTGTTGGGACTCGGAGAAGATTTATGGCCCGTTGTGAGGAATGAGTTGTACAAAGAACTCAGTGCTTGGCGTGATGAATATGCAAGCCTAGTAGGAGGCTATGATAGACTAGAAGAACTGAGGTCCTCTTTGTTGGTGCAGTCACTGTCCGCG GCTAACACGAGCAAGTGGATGACATTACCAGACATTGGTTATGCAATTGCTAACCGATATAACGTTATCTTAGTGTGTTTGTCATACTCTCAAAATTATACTATCTTTCCACTACGTTCCACACCACCTTCTGATATCACTCAACATCGCTTAATTTGTATAGGACATGTTCATGGATGTCATTTTGTGCAG GTTAAGCTACAAGAAGGTTGTCCGTTGCCCACGGTGAATATCATGTCCTCAACCCACTGTTATCCTGAGGCACGAGCGTGGTCATCTATTTATACTAGTAGGATGCACGCATTTGAACAGTTGATGGACATAACAACATCTTATGTTGACTTAGGTGAttcatga
- the LOC108340425 gene encoding uncharacterized protein LOC108340425 isoform X3, translating into MKCFLFLFAALTLCGGYTVSKECTNIPTQSHSFRYELLTSKNVTWREEVMSHYHLTPTDETAWADLLPRKFLTEQNQHDWGMMYKKIKNMGVSKSPEGFLKEVALEDVKLDKDSIHGRAQQTNLEYLLMLDVDRLIWSFRRTAGLSTPGTPYGGWEGPEVELRGHFVGHYLSASALMWASTQDDRLKQKMSSVVAGLSACQEKIGTGYLSAFPSELFDRFESVQPVWAPYYTIHKILAGLLDQHTFARNPQALKMVTWMVDYFYKRVQNVITKSTINRHYQSLNEETGGMNDVLYRLYSITGDSKHLLLAHLFDKPCFLGLLAVQANDIADFHANTHIPVVVGSQMRYEITGDPLYKEIGTFFMDLVNSSHSYATGGTSVSEFWSNPKRIADNLRTTENEESCTTYNMLKVSRHLFKWTKEVSYADYYERALTNGVLSIQRGTDPGVMIYMLPLGIGVSKAKTGHSWGTPFDSFWCCYGTGIESFSKLGDSIYFEEEGKGPSLYIIQYISSSFNWKSGKIFLNQTALPASSWDPYLRVTFALSPVESASSTLHFRLPSWTSPDGAKGVLNGESLSLPTPGSFLSITRQWSASDKLTLQLPLTVRTEAIKDDRPQYASVKAILYGPYLLAGHISGGDWDDLKIEANDADWILPIPASYNSQLVSFFQDFEKSTFVLANSNQSFAMQKLPESGTDLALKATFRLVLKESSSKFSTLADANDRSVMLEPFDLPGMNVVHQGADKPLLIEDSSKGKPSSVFVVVPGLDGRNETISLESENDKGCYVYSGLSSSAGVKLSCKSDSDSDSSFNQATSFVAREGLSQYHAISFVAKGVSRNFLLQPLLSFRDEPYTVYFNIQD; encoded by the exons ATGAAGTGTTTCTTGTTTCTGTTTGCGGCCCTTACTTTGTGTGGTGGCTATACTGTGTCTAAGGAATGTACAAACATTCCGACTCAATCTCATTCATTCAGATACGAGTTACTGACATCGAAGAATGTAACATGGCGGGAGGAGGTGATGTCCCACTACCATTTAACTCCAACCGACGAAACTGCCTGGGCTGATTTGCTTCCGAGGAAATTCTTGACAGAACAGAACCAACATGATTGGGGGATGATGTACAAGAAAATTAAGAACATGGGTGTGTCGAAGTCCCCAGAAGGATTTCTGAAAGAAGTGGCTCTTGAGGATGTGAAGTTGGATAAGGATTCAATCCATGGTAGAGCACAGCAGACAAACTTGGAATATCTGTTGATGTTAGATGTTGACAGATTGATCTGGAGCTTTAGAAGGACAGCTGGTCTATCCACTCCTGGTACTCCTTATGGAGGATGGGAAGGTCCTGAAGTTGAACTTCGCGGTCATTTTGTTG GGCATTACTTGAGTGCATCGGCTCTGATGTGGGCCAGCACACAGGATGATAGGCTGAAGCAGAAAATGTCATCTGTTGTTGCTGGCCTGTCTGCTTGTCAGGAGAAAATAGGGACTGGGTATTTATCTGCATTTCCATCTGAGTTGTTTGATCGATTTGAATCTGTTCAACCTGTTTGGGCTCCCTAttataccattcacaag ATTTTGGCTGGCCTCTTGGATCAACACACATTTGCTAGAAACCCTCAAGCTCTAAAAATGGTGACATGGATGGTTGACTACTTTTACAAACGGGTACAGAATGTAATAACTAAGTCCACTATCAATAGGCACTATCAATCGCTGAACGAGGAAACAGGAGGAATGAATGATGTGCTTTACAGATTATACAGCATAACA GGAGATTCTAAACATCTATTGTTGGCTCACCTTTTCGACAAGCCGTGCTTTTTAGGGTTGCTTGCAGTGCAG GCTAATGACATAGCTGATTTTCATGCTAATACACACATCCCAGTTGTTGTTGGATCTCAAATGCGGTATGAAATCACAGGCGATCCACTTTATAAG GAAATTGGGACATTCTTTATGGACCTCGTAAACTCTTCTCACAGCTATGCAACTGGAGGGACATCAGTCAGCGAGTTTTG GAGTAACCCAAAGAGAATAGCAGACAACTTAAGAACGACAGAGAATGAAGAGTCATGCACGACTTATAACATGTTGAAG GTTTCACGCCACCTCTTTAAATGGACCAAAGAAGTGTCTTATGCAGACTATTACGAGCGTGCCTTAACAAATGGAGTGCTCAGCATTCAAAGAGGAACAGATCCTGGAGTGATGATTTACATGCTTCCACTTGGTATTGGAGTTTCCAAGGCTAAAACTGGACACAGTTGGGGAACACCGTTTGACTCTTTCTGGTGCTGCTACGGAACTG GAATTGAATCATTCTCAAAGCTGGGGGATTCTATCTATTTTGAAGAGGAAGGGAAAGGCCCTTCACTTTACATCATTCAGTACATATCAAGCTCATTTAATTGGAAATCTGGCAAAATCTTCCTCAATCAGACAGCTCTTCCAGCTTCTTCATGGGATCCTTACCTACGAGTCACATTTGCGTTATCTCCTGTTGAG AGTGCTTCGTCTACACTGCACTTTCGACTACCAAGTTGGACTAGTCCAGATGGTGCCAAGGGGGTATTAAATGGTGAATCTTTGTCGCTGCCAA CTCCAGGATCTTTTTTGTCAATCACAAGACAATGGAGTGCTAGTGACAAGCTCACTCTTCAGCTGCCCCTTACAGTAAGAACAGAGGCCATAAAAG ATGACAGGCCACAATATGCTTCTGTTAAAGCTATTCTTTATGGCCCTTATCTTCTTGCCGGTCATATAAGTGGTGGTGATTGGGACGACCTTAAAATTGAAGCTAACGATGCAGACTGGATCCTTCCTATTCCTGCCAGTTACAATAGCCAActagtttctttttttcaagattttgaaaaatcgACTTTTGTGTTGGCAAATTCAAACCAATCATTTGCAATGCAGAAGTTGCCTGAATCCGGCACTGATTTGGCTCttaaagcaacctttagacttgtCCTGAAAGAGTCATCCTCAAAGTTTTCAACATTAGCAGATGCTAATGATAGATCAGTGATGTTAGAACCATTTGATCTTCCTGGAATGAACGTGGTTCACCAAGGAGCAGATAAACCTCTTCTGATTGAAGATTCTTCCAAGGGCAAGCCATCTTCTGTTTTTGTTGTGGTACCAGGATTGGATGGAAGAAATGAAACCATATCTTTGGAATCAGAGAATGATAAGGGCTGCTACGTGTATAGTGGTTTGAGCTCTAGTGCAGGAGTCAAGCTCAGTTGCAAATCTGATTCTGATTCTGATTCTTCATTTAACCAAGCAACAAGCTTTGTTGCTAGGGAAGGATTGAGCCAATACCATGCTATCAGTTTTGTGGCTAAAGGGGTTAGCAGGAATTTTCTTTTGCAGCCATTACTCTCCTTCAGAGATGAGCCTTATACAGTATATTTCAACATTCAAGATTGA
- the LOC128196558 gene encoding uncharacterized protein LOC128196558, with translation MARTRGASFNSRGESSRGESSSQGEARRRPTVSARRSRAAPIQHDPIAEERVVEEQTYEAYETHGEENAFEAPNDDDDEEEHADVHDIQEDVAGFPGGPHDHSLLTHYVQHVAYAISQGRGFVMITLIRGYSSDS, from the exons ATGGCAAGAACACGTGGTGCATCTTTTAATTCTCGAGGTGAGAGTTCTCGAGGAGAGAGTTCATCGCAGGGCGAAGCTCGAAGAAGACCTACCGTTTCTGCTCGTAGAAGTCGGGCAGCTCCTATCCAGCATGACCCCATAGCTGAGGAGCGAGTCGTTGAGGAACAAACATATGAGGCGTATGAGACTCATGGAGAGGAGAATGCATTTGAGGCCCCTAACGATGATGACGATGAGGAGGAGCATGCAGATGTTCATGACATACAAGAGGATGTCGCTGGATTTCCTGGAGGTCCACACGATCATTCATTGCTGACgcactatgttcagcatgtAGCTTATGCTATTTCCCAAGGCCGG GGATTTGTTATGATTACGTTGATAAGGGGTTACTCCTCGGATTCATAG
- the LOC108340425 gene encoding uncharacterized protein LOC108340425 isoform X1, producing MCFVGRMKCFLFLFAALTLCGGYTVSKECTNIPTQSHSFRYELLTSKNVTWREEVMSHYHLTPTDETAWADLLPRKFLTEQNQHDWGMMYKKIKNMGVSKSPEGFLKEVALEDVKLDKDSIHGRAQQTNLEYLLMLDVDRLIWSFRRTAGLSTPGTPYGGWEGPEVELRGHFVGHYLSASALMWASTQDDRLKQKMSSVVAGLSACQEKIGTGYLSAFPSELFDRFESVQPVWAPYYTIHKILAGLLDQHTFARNPQALKMVTWMVDYFYKRVQNVITKSTINRHYQSLNEETGGMNDVLYRLYSITGDSKHLLLAHLFDKPCFLGLLAVQANDIADFHANTHIPVVVGSQMRYEITGDPLYKEIGTFFMDLVNSSHSYATGGTSVSEFWSNPKRIADNLRTTENEESCTTYNMLKVSRHLFKWTKEVSYADYYERALTNGVLSIQRGTDPGVMIYMLPLGIGVSKAKTGHSWGTPFDSFWCCYGTGIESFSKLGDSIYFEEEGKGPSLYIIQYISSSFNWKSGKIFLNQTALPASSWDPYLRVTFALSPVESASSTLHFRLPSWTSPDGAKGVLNGESLSLPTPGSFLSITRQWSASDKLTLQLPLTVRTEAIKDDRPQYASVKAILYGPYLLAGHISGGDWDDLKIEANDADWILPIPASYNSQLVSFFQDFEKSTFVLANSNQSFAMQKLPESGTDLALKATFRLVLKESSSKFSTLADANDRSVMLEPFDLPGMNVVHQGADKPLLIEDSSKGKPSSVFVVVPGLDGRNETISLESENDKGCYVYSGLSSSAGVKLSCKSDSDSDSSFNQATSFVAREGLSQYHAISFVAKGVSRNFLLQPLLSFRDEPYTVYFNIQD from the exons ATGTGTTTTGTGGG TAGGATGAAGTGTTTCTTGTTTCTGTTTGCGGCCCTTACTTTGTGTGGTGGCTATACTGTGTCTAAGGAATGTACAAACATTCCGACTCAATCTCATTCATTCAGATACGAGTTACTGACATCGAAGAATGTAACATGGCGGGAGGAGGTGATGTCCCACTACCATTTAACTCCAACCGACGAAACTGCCTGGGCTGATTTGCTTCCGAGGAAATTCTTGACAGAACAGAACCAACATGATTGGGGGATGATGTACAAGAAAATTAAGAACATGGGTGTGTCGAAGTCCCCAGAAGGATTTCTGAAAGAAGTGGCTCTTGAGGATGTGAAGTTGGATAAGGATTCAATCCATGGTAGAGCACAGCAGACAAACTTGGAATATCTGTTGATGTTAGATGTTGACAGATTGATCTGGAGCTTTAGAAGGACAGCTGGTCTATCCACTCCTGGTACTCCTTATGGAGGATGGGAAGGTCCTGAAGTTGAACTTCGCGGTCATTTTGTTG GGCATTACTTGAGTGCATCGGCTCTGATGTGGGCCAGCACACAGGATGATAGGCTGAAGCAGAAAATGTCATCTGTTGTTGCTGGCCTGTCTGCTTGTCAGGAGAAAATAGGGACTGGGTATTTATCTGCATTTCCATCTGAGTTGTTTGATCGATTTGAATCTGTTCAACCTGTTTGGGCTCCCTAttataccattcacaag ATTTTGGCTGGCCTCTTGGATCAACACACATTTGCTAGAAACCCTCAAGCTCTAAAAATGGTGACATGGATGGTTGACTACTTTTACAAACGGGTACAGAATGTAATAACTAAGTCCACTATCAATAGGCACTATCAATCGCTGAACGAGGAAACAGGAGGAATGAATGATGTGCTTTACAGATTATACAGCATAACA GGAGATTCTAAACATCTATTGTTGGCTCACCTTTTCGACAAGCCGTGCTTTTTAGGGTTGCTTGCAGTGCAG GCTAATGACATAGCTGATTTTCATGCTAATACACACATCCCAGTTGTTGTTGGATCTCAAATGCGGTATGAAATCACAGGCGATCCACTTTATAAG GAAATTGGGACATTCTTTATGGACCTCGTAAACTCTTCTCACAGCTATGCAACTGGAGGGACATCAGTCAGCGAGTTTTG GAGTAACCCAAAGAGAATAGCAGACAACTTAAGAACGACAGAGAATGAAGAGTCATGCACGACTTATAACATGTTGAAG GTTTCACGCCACCTCTTTAAATGGACCAAAGAAGTGTCTTATGCAGACTATTACGAGCGTGCCTTAACAAATGGAGTGCTCAGCATTCAAAGAGGAACAGATCCTGGAGTGATGATTTACATGCTTCCACTTGGTATTGGAGTTTCCAAGGCTAAAACTGGACACAGTTGGGGAACACCGTTTGACTCTTTCTGGTGCTGCTACGGAACTG GAATTGAATCATTCTCAAAGCTGGGGGATTCTATCTATTTTGAAGAGGAAGGGAAAGGCCCTTCACTTTACATCATTCAGTACATATCAAGCTCATTTAATTGGAAATCTGGCAAAATCTTCCTCAATCAGACAGCTCTTCCAGCTTCTTCATGGGATCCTTACCTACGAGTCACATTTGCGTTATCTCCTGTTGAG AGTGCTTCGTCTACACTGCACTTTCGACTACCAAGTTGGACTAGTCCAGATGGTGCCAAGGGGGTATTAAATGGTGAATCTTTGTCGCTGCCAA CTCCAGGATCTTTTTTGTCAATCACAAGACAATGGAGTGCTAGTGACAAGCTCACTCTTCAGCTGCCCCTTACAGTAAGAACAGAGGCCATAAAAG ATGACAGGCCACAATATGCTTCTGTTAAAGCTATTCTTTATGGCCCTTATCTTCTTGCCGGTCATATAAGTGGTGGTGATTGGGACGACCTTAAAATTGAAGCTAACGATGCAGACTGGATCCTTCCTATTCCTGCCAGTTACAATAGCCAActagtttctttttttcaagattttgaaaaatcgACTTTTGTGTTGGCAAATTCAAACCAATCATTTGCAATGCAGAAGTTGCCTGAATCCGGCACTGATTTGGCTCttaaagcaacctttagacttgtCCTGAAAGAGTCATCCTCAAAGTTTTCAACATTAGCAGATGCTAATGATAGATCAGTGATGTTAGAACCATTTGATCTTCCTGGAATGAACGTGGTTCACCAAGGAGCAGATAAACCTCTTCTGATTGAAGATTCTTCCAAGGGCAAGCCATCTTCTGTTTTTGTTGTGGTACCAGGATTGGATGGAAGAAATGAAACCATATCTTTGGAATCAGAGAATGATAAGGGCTGCTACGTGTATAGTGGTTTGAGCTCTAGTGCAGGAGTCAAGCTCAGTTGCAAATCTGATTCTGATTCTGATTCTTCATTTAACCAAGCAACAAGCTTTGTTGCTAGGGAAGGATTGAGCCAATACCATGCTATCAGTTTTGTGGCTAAAGGGGTTAGCAGGAATTTTCTTTTGCAGCCATTACTCTCCTTCAGAGATGAGCCTTATACAGTATATTTCAACATTCAAGATTGA